taaggatgtgcacacttatgcaaccagcttattgtactttttttttaatttctaacagatttgtttgttatgcaattgaattgtacaggttatgtgggaaaagttttgaaattatttatcgtggtctcataggTTTTTcctggtgtttaaaaaaaaaaaatcattttaatgggatgcgtacactttttatatccactgtaccagCATGATGAGCACAGTTCTTCTGGTGCTGAACAACTCTGAGTCCCACTGTCCAGTCCTGGGTGGTGGTGTCACTCATCCAAGCCACTAGAATGTCTCATGCCAATGTTTGCCCTTTCTATAGAGCCCTGACTTTGGGGATGTCTGGGCTTACCATGAACCATGTTGAGCTGAGGTCACAACTCTTTCAGCTCCATGATGACTTGGGCTGCGAATTCTGAGCCATTGTCGCTCTGAAGGATGGCTGGTGCACTGAAGAGGAGGAAAATATCCAACAGTTAAAAGGCGAATTCAGCAGCTCTCTTGGAAGACCTGGGCCTCGGGAAAACAAACTGGTAAACCATGATCCACTTGAACTGTCCTTGTGGGGATGACTGCATGTTGACAAGATCAACTTGACCATGAGAGTTAAATTCGCTGGACAGAACGTTGTGATGTTGGCATATGTTTGCCCAAGAGGTTTCAGCATCCTGTCATGACCACCATGGCTAGTTGCAATGTCAGCCTTGCTGATGATATCATTAGGTGTCTTCTATGGTTGCATAGTAGACTGGGTGATCTTCTAGTGCCTCACTCTTCTTAATAAGCTTCTCCACATGACCACACTGAAGTACTTCATACTTCTTTAGGATGTAATACTGGTGACGTGACTTTGGAGTGGAAATTTCAGCTGCTGTTTTCAGATCCTCAATATTCTTACAGTACACctccaggcctttcaattacatgaaacctgcgacggATAACGTCATAGGCACCCAAATTAAAAAGGtgcccaaattaaggtcaagcgcccaaaatatgcgaccaaaagtaaaaaaacttggctgcataaaacccaatgtcttgactttcttctttaaaaacatggaaattagcgagaattaacatgtatttctcgtaattgacACAAAATCCGCACCGttcccatgttgttccgggtTCGTCGAACTCGACGTAAGCCTCGCGCAAagcacgaattctccatcaacggcgatcggcacgccatgatttcgtggaggagcgagacttgcgtaccaatgaccagagcgggatttccacgttaggtaaatcatctttcttcttcttttatattgttttatggcggttggcaaacagcttttaggtgcattaccgccaccttctggactgaagtgtgaaccagaatgtttactaccctattgtgctaaattctaataattcctgtatcgtttaaaaacctaaaaatagccctatatcccacattatctgacctcaactgcaatatctctctgatacctagtgacatatgatttaaatcaggtaaaagactgaataaaggagagctattcagtatacaactgtgtgtatttaagatacagcttgcatctgaaatccacacagttgtgcaagtgtgggtggaatcagtgacttggggcttggtcctcttgttaatgatagtcttagacactggcctttcatttaaactaagatcttttacccgactacatgctgtgaattgcgctgccgattcttgtgatgtgactgaaaacccttttgtgtcgcaggtctgctacaggttcgtctctttgatggcaacagtggagaacttgctttttcattcccaggctcctttcctccaggctctcctcaggccccgacacatcttttaaatactaactaactgtattctaattatttttgtcatgcaCATCAAGAGGGgttaatgctgtagacattttgcaataaaagtaaaaataacattcatagatttctttatttattcataactttgtagctaaaaaggcagcagcaggtttaaacacagagcgctgggaaaacagcactttgtgcgtgcagaaaagcccaaattaccctggaTCACGAcagaaaaagcccaaattcagaaatacagagtgtagcccaaattatgtaattgaaaggcctgacctctggggcggcacggtggtgtagtggttagcactgtcgcctcacagcaagaaggtccgggttcgagccccgtggccggcgagggcctttctgtgtggagtttgcatgtcctccccgtgtccgcgtgggtttcctccgggtgctccggtttcccccacagtccaaagacatgcaggttaggttaactggtgactctaaattgaccgtaggtgtgaatggttgtatgtgtctatgtgtcagccctgcgataacctggcgacttgtccagggtgtaccccgccttttgcccgtagtcagctgggataggctccagcttgcctgcgaccctgtagaacaggataaagaggctagagataatgagatgagagaaaggcCTGACCTCTTTAGGAAGGAGATACTTCTCACACTGAGAATACTTCCTGAACAAAACCTCTTTGAATACCGTCTCAAAATTTGCGCCATTCCGCATCAAATGCAGTAATGAGAATGAATGGCGGCGCTACCCTTTATATGGTGGTTACGcttgattgtctcatctcatctcattatctgtagccgctttatcctgttctacagggtcgcaggcaagctggagcctatcccagctgactacgggcgaaaggcggggtacaccctggacaagtcgccaggccatcacagggctgacacatagacacagacaaccattcacactcacattcacacctacggtcaatttagagtcaccagttaacctaacctgcatgtctttggactgtgggggaaactggagcacccagaggaaacccacgcggacacggggagaacatgcaaactccacacagaaaggccctcgccggccacggggctcgaacccggaccttcttgctgtgaggcgacagcgctaaccactacaccaccgtgccgcccacgcttGATTGTAATTATCATATTAACAGTTAGTGCTTTGAAACACCACACTAAAGCAATCAGAAACAGCAATCAAAGCAGCTAATTAGGTGTGATAAACACTCGGACATAAGTCATGAAAGCTATGGATGTGATTACACAACTTTCCTGAAAGTTGTCCAGTAAGgttgtgtaaaataaaaaaattatatatatgtgtgtgtgtgtgtgtgtgtgtgtgtgtgttagtgttatttaccagctggtaggtccgtatggtgaaataccgtgaccgaggtcttgaaagtactgagcgaggccctctgggttgaggtcagtattcaaggccgaggtcacagtacttcaccatacagaccgaccttaagctggtaaataatatatttatttttttctttaccaaattctaacagaaaacgagagcgcccgaaagggaaaaccgagccgagccgccattttgaatcctcattcacggctgtaatgcaaatggcttccttctcggtatacaagtgcacttccagggcaggaaaaaaaaaaactacattttgccgcctatgtagtcccctatttatacaaataggagtcattcaggattcagccatgtttttgctcggcgttagcaagttacaggtttttagctttctcctgaaatgttttctttaatttcttcttcctcagggtagtaaaactcgctttcgctgtgaacactctcattaccactatccatgctgtaaaattaatgctattttcctgagaaatgctggcaaaaatttataagatttttgataatattataaataaatcttataaaaaaaaataaatgttgacaaaaaattctactatgttgttgtgaatgagcgagtcgccagaggtccgtaaccagggtccgtactgtaggatacggacctgttcgccagccaatcagagcgcaggatttgatggaaagtggaccgtgaaaaaaataaataagtgtTACTTTCAGCGAATTCGTGAAATTCCTCAATACACAGTCTTACTGTAACGTATACACGTACCTCCAGGATCTTGTCCTGCTCTGACTGTAAATTAATCTCCAGCTCCTGACAGCGTTGTTTCTGTCTGCTTAACTCcgtcctgaaacacacacacagtgtttttcATTCTTCACCTACGCTTCTACGTAAGTGAGGTGAGGTGCGTGttgcagtgtgtgcgtgtgtcaccTGAGTGAGGagagtgtgtgttgcagtgtgtgtgtgagctggatGCTCTCCTCCCTGTAgcgcttgttgttgttgtgttgtgCCAGTAGGCGGTGCTGCAGTTCAGCAGTGGAGTGTTTGTTACTTTCCTCCATCTCTTTGAGCTTTGACTCCACAGCCTgctccctcacacacacctccTGCTGCATGCgtgacacctacacacacacacacacacaggtcatcaCATTGCTTCGGTTCTCAGATGCATAAAATTAAACTCAAGGTGTGTGTACCTGCAGTTTGGCATGTCTCTGAGCAGACACACACTCTTTGCGCAGTGTGTCCATGTCTCTGCGCAGTTGCTGGTTCTCCTGCTGCAGGTGGAGTCTCTCCTCACTCACACTGCTGCACTCTGTTCTTGTGCTCGACAGCGCCTCCCGCAGCCTGCGCACCTCTTCCTGACAGCGCAGCAACTCCTCACTCAGtctgcacacacacaatcagtatATTTGAGCTTCCTGTATCCAACAAGCCAAATCACTGTACTGTCTGTGTAATTCTTGATGTGTCCActagagggcagagagagagagagagagagagagagagagagagagagagagagctcttcaGGTTTACACACAACACAAGAAGTGCTAAAGACCACATTTCTCTGCTtcacaaacaccccccccccatgtgtgtgtgtgtgtgtgtgtgtgcgcatgcgtgtaCACTCACTCCAGCTCCATCTTCTTCATGCTGGAGTGTGTGGTGTTGAGTGTGTGCTCCAGCTCGTCTTTCATTCTCTCTGCGTTTAAACACCTCTGATGTAGGGCCTCAGTCTTTCTCAGGTCTGCTTCGCCGTACCGACCCTCTctatacacctacacacacacacactaataatttACATGCAAGTTTATAAAGATCTGTCTGAGATGCAGCTCATGACAGCAAATCACGACGATAGTGGAATGCCCTAAAGAGAAACGAACATCTGCACAACCACGTGTTTAACATCTTCATCCTGCTGTAATGCAACAGACAGAACAGTGTGAAACTACAAAATGTCTTACTCGTTGCTATGGAAACCTATTTGTTTTAAAAACTTTCTTGGAAATAAAACAGGACTTCAAAATTAACCTCGAGGTGCTAATGTTGTCATTGGgttgcagggctttacattagcacccgccaaatgcgggtaaaattcggctttggcgggtaatgactttagtctcactagccactttggcgggtggtttattctgtggtatgacaatatattttaattgtagttttctctgaaggcatctgatataataaacacattgcaatgtaatattacgcgcctacaactcccatgagcacctgcataaacattctgacaccaTGTTCGTtcattaacgtctcagataaaatcaatgatacggtaacctgcggttaatgaacgaagcaacaaagttgctgacgactgacaagcgcactatgtggtggcatatagctggagtttcaaaccctgctgctcagggaaaaaggggcagagatgagcagggccgcagcagcattttaaaatcaccaaggTCCGTGATGTGCAAAGTGCGCCGAAACatttgacatatttaaatgagagggtgaattacatgccacacaagagatctattcctgaaattacttttaatggtgtttgaactgaatatcatcagttttcaaaaaaaaatcatgtatgtgccaagagtaagaataatttaagcttgtttaatggtttgatctggcccaagcaatgaggacaaaagataccctcaccatgtagcctatggaactaagatacattaacaatctggcatccgttacacctacacaaaaaaaaaaaaaaattctgggaaaaaaaatcagtatacacaccaccatgttttaggcaaagttatccaaggcaaacataagctgaaactttccactctattgttttggcttattgaatgatttatttttaaaatcacaaacaaggcaggctacaactgcgctgcttcgaaaatgtaaatttaacagcttgatgaaagtgcgctgatggttaccatgaaaaccccgtgtctcctgcactgcattcctctgccaagtcgcgcgctcattcagttttgtgttcttggtctcagagccacgcgcacgaaacagacacagaatcaacgtttaacataattaacaatgcactttttatagagatgttttaatgttattctttatttttttatccagttgaatatttagcatacaaatgtattttcagctcttaaaaatgaccgaggtccggacctcggtggcctcatagctggctgcggccatagagatgaacaagacactaataggaagataagacagttcaatgacaaatggaagttcgggtgagattggctagttcatagcaaaaccgaaaataccctgtactgtgaagactgtagaaagtctggcaaagacaggcaccagtaattttaaactggaaactataaaggaccacgaaaaatcaaatgcacacatcggtactataacatcaaaacaggtgaagacggctggttcactacaggacagcactgctttcagtccctggctgtcatgaagtcggctgagctggagaggatggagctgctgtttagaaacgttcatgcgattggaaagaagttgatctcaccccagctatcaacttatggcctgctggaagcctcaggtcacgaagaccatttttcatggaccattcagactcatctgatgatgaatgtaatgaggacatttaatgtctctctctacacatgttcacacacacacacacggtattaatgaataatacataataatacttgataatacacaatgcttgcatatcaaaacatcaaatgtttttcaatgataaatattTTGCATTGGACTttcaatattagaatcagttcagttgtactgaatgttacttttcatattatacgatatttcatattgtaaggggcttgaatttgagttcaataaacagaatactctgtttatgtttttgtctgaattggttgcatgttttcatatggacccttttcacgtgacgtcacgacaaacgcagccgccattttggacatgtactaccagtagtttaccacagccaacattgaggaacggcagcaaagaaagtgtttattttcagcaagacttccatcatgccactatattgttgtgcacctggatgtagtaaccatcaacaaacaaggcaagggttatcattttatcggatcccggtagatgctgaccgacggagaagatggatagcggcataccaacgcttgtgtatttTAAGcgtgcgcgctccggaacctcggacgttggctccggcagctatttacactggatccggtgtaaatagctgccagatcataattacagcaaactagtaaatacagttttctgcatctcgctcctttttcttttatgtttgtcgccttcctcgcattcaaaccgagttGAGCCGAagcccactacatgtccaaaatggcggtcgcgtttacgaaggtcacgtgactgaaaagggtctatagggagctacctgaacagcactgaatacttgagtgctactgtagagatacattatacgctgccattcataattaaatctagatcttccgaactttaacggatcatggtgaagaaaaaactgcgatttcctggcaacaaaattgtggctagtgaagaggctgaatggctagtgactcgggaaaccactagccacagtggccggtgagcaaaaaagttaatgcaaAGCCCTATTGGGTTGCTATGGAAACCTCTCTGAGCTGCTCTCTAGGGGGCATCACTAATCCTGTAGGTGTACGAAAGGTATGCAAGTcagagtgaggtgtgtgtgtgcgcaccttTTCAAGCTCCTCCTCCACCACCTTCCTCTCTCTGTGTGCTCTCTCCAGCTGACTCTGTTTATCAGAAcactcctgacacacacacacactcctgtaaAGAACTGCGTGAGAGTAGTGTgtaaagtgagtgtgtgtgaggtgaaATAGTCCTGACCAGCTGCAGAGCGGCAAGTTCCTCAGTGAGACGTTGAATCTGTGTGTTACACTGCTGACGCACACAGTCCACCTGCAACATAgtaatcacacacaaacacactgataacacacacacgcacacacttcgcATCAGGGAAacaagtgcattgtgggatacagaccTCCTTCCTGGTACGGATGGCTGCATCCTCCACCAGCTGCTTTATCCCTTCCTTCATCCTCTCCAACTCCTCCACCCTCTGCTTCTCCCGCAGTTGAGCctgagaaccccccccccccccacacactttaACTCCCACACAGCACATAAACATCAGATCCCTCCTCCCGAAACTCTAATCTGTATTAAACACAGCCAAGACTCCGCCTATTTTATGTAGCAACTGACCAATCAGTGAGGTTTCTCGTAGCCCATGGGAAAACCTTTGAGAttatcgcttttttttttttttgctctctaAAGAGAACCAATCATTCCAGATTCTGCTTCCTGTGAACAAGAGTGTGTATGGTAATCATTATACACGATGTAGGCGGAGCCTCTGAGATTCAGACCATAACACCTGAGCTCACAAATGCCTCaccctgtctttctctgtctcaccTGGTCTCTCTGTAGTGCCGCCTCCTCTGCCAGCTGCAGTGAATCCCGAAGTCTCTGAAACGCTTCGAACTTGTCGTCCTCTAACGCAGCGCAGCGACTCTGCAGCTCCCCAACCTGCTTCTCCCACTGCACCTCCTTCCTCCTCACCGACTCCACCTCCTGACTTGCCACCTTCAGCCTGACATCATCATGACAacacaacttctcatctcatctcatctcatctcattatctctagccgctttatcctgttctacagggtcgcaggcaagctggagcctatcccagctgactacgggcgaaaggcggggtacaccctggacaagtcgccaggtcattgcagggctgacacatagacacagacaaccattcacactcacattcacacctacggtcaatttagagtcaccagttaacctaacctgcatgtctttggactgtgggggaaaccggagcacccggaggaaacccacgcagacacgggaagaacatgcaaactccgcacagaaagaccctcgctggccacggggctcgaacccggaccttcttgttgtgaggcg
This Neoarius graeffei isolate fNeoGra1 chromosome 3, fNeoGra1.pri, whole genome shotgun sequence DNA region includes the following protein-coding sequences:
- the sclt1 gene encoding sodium channel and clathrin linker 1 isoform X2, producing the protein MASELEFLRDQGRYQDASSAFTQGEDVECESAAPWIADQGIMAPLIVEYDRYMQQMEKQLKLYQKQMVDVRASLEQVVRENERLYAEQRLSVEKQLQSLSVDEDAAADAVAVSNLEEQVKCAVEEKEKAVQMWRVTSQELDRLQKLYQTTMRDEHRHTAQHQHTQNQIAQLQHHAQKLQTTNQTLELTNEQLLKTVTEQSSELEELRNQLRQAKQELRTATAKVDEMTKLMKNIQDQMQRTEEDAAEAHGREEASDRRLLQLQTALNQIEGRLKVASQEVESVRRKEVQWEKQVGELQSRCAALEDDKFEAFQRLRDSLQLAEEAALQRDQAQLREKQRVEELERMKEGIKQLVEDAAIRTRKEVDCVRQQCNTQIQRLTEELAALQLECSDKQSQLERAHRERKVVEEELEKVYREGRYGEADLRKTEALHQRCLNAERMKDELEHTLNTTHSSMKKMELELSEELLRCQEEVRRLREALSSTRTECSSVSEERLHLQQENQQLRRDMDTLRKECVSAQRHAKLQVSRMQQEVCVREQAVESKLKEMEESNKHSTAELQHRLLAQHNNNKRYREESIQLTHTLQHTLSSLRTELSRQKQRCQELEINLQSEQDKILEYERELAEQQEKNTRLQTRLTQAEHRMSTASQQLTLMTSRRKAASLMDLEML
- the sclt1 gene encoding sodium channel and clathrin linker 1 isoform X1; translated protein: MASELEFLRDQVNRLNFVLGRYQDASSAFTQGEDVECESAAPWIADQGIMAPLIVEYDRYMQQMEKQLKLYQKQMVDVRASLEQVVRENERLYAEQRLSVEKQLQSLSVDEDAAADAVAVSNLEEQVKCAVEEKEKAVQMWRVTSQELDRLQKLYQTTMRDEHRHTAQHQHTQNQIAQLQHHAQKLQTTNQTLELTNEQLLKTVTEQSSELEELRNQLRQAKQELRTATAKVDEMTKLMKNIQDQMQRTEEDAAEAHGREEASDRRLLQLQTALNQIEGRLKVASQEVESVRRKEVQWEKQVGELQSRCAALEDDKFEAFQRLRDSLQLAEEAALQRDQAQLREKQRVEELERMKEGIKQLVEDAAIRTRKEVDCVRQQCNTQIQRLTEELAALQLECSDKQSQLERAHRERKVVEEELEKVYREGRYGEADLRKTEALHQRCLNAERMKDELEHTLNTTHSSMKKMELELSEELLRCQEEVRRLREALSSTRTECSSVSEERLHLQQENQQLRRDMDTLRKECVSAQRHAKLQVSRMQQEVCVREQAVESKLKEMEESNKHSTAELQHRLLAQHNNNKRYREESIQLTHTLQHTLSSLRTELSRQKQRCQELEINLQSEQDKILEYERELAEQQEKNTRLQTRLTQAEHRMSTASQQLTLMTSRRKAASLMDLEML